One genomic region from Lates calcarifer isolate ASB-BC8 linkage group LG10, TLL_Latcal_v3, whole genome shotgun sequence encodes:
- the LOC108888543 gene encoding neuronal cell adhesion molecule isoform X7: MMERRRMDAALLVLLMGHLATALEVPLDLPQPPTITHQSPKDYIIDPRENIIIHCEAKGKPHPSFSWTRNGTHFDIDQDSNVIMRPHSGTLVVDISREKAEHYEGVYQCTARNKHGTAVSNNIVVRQSRSPLWSKEKIKPIVVQEGVSLVLPCRPPAGLPPPIIFWMDNNFQRLPQSSRVSQSLNGDLYFSNVLREDSRNDYICYARFPHTQTIQQKQPITVKVLNLDAINDTMAAFYNDTDLFSEDPMDERRPTFLIPSGSSSSKMVLRGQVLEMECIAGGLPTPEISWTKVSGDLPAKRTSFLHYQKTLRIVNVSESDAGDYRCTARNRLGSVHHTIRVAVKAAPYWISGPSRNLVLAPGENGVLTCRASGTPKPSITWAMNGIPIENSPNDVSRKVEDDTIIFTDVQIGSSAVYQCNVSNDYGYLLSNAFVNVLSEPPRVLTPANKVYQVIKNHPALIDCASFGSPIPKITWFKDSRSSTLDGEPYIKHDNGTLEIHIAQAEHSGKYTCVARNILGIYENHIYLEVKEPTRILKQPEYKVVQRGKSVVFECKVKHDPSLIPTMTWLKDDGELPDDERLIVDSDSLTINDVTENDAGVYTCIMNTTLDHDSASAELTVVEATPTPAVAYEKPDPPTDLELTDKKKRSVQLTWTPGDEHNSPIKKFLIQYEDSLHNRGHWHNLTEVPGTKTTAHLKLSPYVHYTFRVLALNAMGFSRPSFPSKVYKTEAAAPDENPTGVQGFGTEHDNLVISWKPLSGLQSNGPGLHYRVMWRQKAVDSEWTTVTVANNSKFVVSGTPTFVPYEIKVQAVNDHGAGPDPAIAIGYSGEDFPVAAPENVQAVVLNSTLAEVHWDPVPHRLVRGHLKGYKVTYWRKNNIHKHNPYHTEKLFLVFSGNHSHGMLPGLHPFTLYSVNVRVFNGKGDGPVSSDQHFETPEGVPGAPTSLVVTNSNQDSLTLEWSPPHDHNGRITGYTLKYQPVNNSNELGPVEELALLANETSVTLPNLKYSTRYKFYLNAKTVRGAGPAISQETVTIMDEARPASPFGNLSSSVGEHGALISWEYWGSGKTIYVEYIVKNSEGEEEWQKEPVNGSQNVTLKGLKGGLSYRVRLVAKGHHDQPLHHSEELLVTVPAVASRQVDIATQGWFIGLMCAIALLILILLIICFIQRNKGGKYPVKEKEDAHTDPEFQPMKEDDCTFVEYSDNEDHKPLKGSRTPSNGTVKREDSDDSLVDYGEGGDGQFNEDGSFIGQYSGKSASRDTAEGHESSEAPSPITAMNSLNSFV; this comes from the exons atgatggagaggaggaggatggatgCAGCACTCCTGGTGCTGTTAATGGGACACCTCGCCACGGCGCTGGAGGTCCCACTAGACC TGCCGCAGCCACCGACCATAACTCACCAATCCCCCAAGGATTACATCATCGACCCACGTGAGAACATTATAATCCACTGTGAGGCGAAGGGGAAGCCTCATCCCAG TTTTTCCTGGACGAGAAATGGGACCCACTTTGACATTGACCAGGACTCCAATGTAATCATGAGGCCCCACTCAGGGACCCTGGTGGTGGACATCAGCAGGGAGAAGGCTGAGCATTATGAGGGGGTGTACCAGTGCACGGCAAGAAACAAACATGGAACAGCTGTTTCCAACAACATAGTCGTACGACAGTCCA GGTCCCCCCTGTGGTCAAAGGAGAAAATCAAGCCAATCGTTGTTCAGGAGGGTGTGTCCTTGGTGCTTCCGTGTCGTCCCCCTGCCGGTCTGCCCCCTCCCATTATATTCTGGATGGACAATA ACTTTCAGAGGCTGCCTCAGAGCAGCAGGGTGTCCCAGTCCCTGAACGGAGACCTTTACTTCTCTAATGTGCTCCGAGAGGATTCCAGGAATGACTACATCTGCTACGCCcgcttcccacacacacaaaccatccAGCAGAAACAACCCATCACTGTCAAGGTCCTCAACC TGGATGCAATCAATGACACAATGGCAGCTTTTTACAATGACACTGATTTATTTAGTG AAGACCCAATGGATGAGAGGAGGCCAACTTTCCTCATCCCATCTGGCTCCTCCAGCTCCAAGATGGTGTTGAGAGGACAGGTGCTGGAGATGGAGTGTATTGCAGGGGGACT GCCCACTCCCGAAATCTCCTGGACCAAAGTCAGCGGAGATCTCCCAGCCAAGCGCACGTCCTTCCTGCACTACCAGAAGACGCTTCGTATTGTGAATGTGTCGGAGTCAGACGCAGGAGATTACCGCTGCACAGCCCGGAACCGGCTTGGCTCGGTGCATCACACCATCCGTGTCGCAGTCAAAG CTGCTCCGTATTGGATCAGTGGTCCTTCCAGGAACCTTGTCTTAGCTCCAGGAGAGAATGGTGTGCTGACCTGCAGGGCCAGTGGCACTCCAAAGCCCTCCATCACCTGGGCTATGAATGGCATCCCAATAGAGA ATTCACCTAATGATGTTAGTAGAAAAGTGGAGGACGACACCATCATCTTCACTGATGTACAGATTGGATCCAGCGCCGTCTATCAGTGTAATGTCTCCAATGACTATGGGTACCTCCTGTCCAACGCCTTTGTCAACGTCCTCT CCGAGCCGCCCAGAGTGCTGACACCGGCCAACAAAGTCTACCAGGTCATCAAAAATCACCCGGCCCTGATAGACTGCGCTTCCTTCGGGTCACCCATCCCTAAAATTACATG GTTCAAAGACAGTCGGTCCAGCACCCTGGATGGAGAACCTTACATCAAGCATGACAACGGGACTTTAGAGATTCACATAGCACAGGCTGAACACAGCGGCAAATACACCTGCGTGGCCAGAAACATCCTTGGTATCTATGAGAATCACATCTACCTGGAGGTCAAAG AGCCCACCCGAATACTGAAGCAGCCAGAGTACAAAGTGGTCCAGAGGGGTAAGTCTGTGGTGTTTGAGTGTAAGGTGAAACATGACCCCTCGCTTATCCCCACCATGACCTGGCTCAAAGACGATGGAGAGCTCCCTGATGATGAGAG ATTAATTGTGGACTCTGACAGCCTTACCATCAATGATGTGACAGAGAATGATGCGGGCGTATACACCTGCATCATGAACACCACTTTGGACCATGATTCAGCCAGCGCTGAGCTCACTGTTGTCG AGGCCACACCAACACCAGCTGTTGCCTACG AGAAACCTGACCCCCCAACTGACCTAGAGCTGACGGACAAGAAAAAGAGGAGTGTTCAGCTCACTTGGACCCCTGGGGATGAACATAACAGTCCTATTAAGA aatTTCTGATCCAGTATGAAGACTCGCTGCACAACCGAGGTCACTGGCATAATCTCACAGAGGTTCCTGGAACCAAGACGACAGCTCACCTCAAACTATCCCCCTATGTCCACTACACCTTCAGAGTTTTGGCCCTCAATGCCATGGGTTTCAGCCGTCCCAGCTTCCCCTCTAAAGTGTACAAGACAGAAGCTGCAG CTCCAGACGAGAACCCAACAGGTGTACAGGGATTTGGAACAGAACATGACAATCTTGTAATCTCATGGAAG CCATTGTCAGGCCTCCAATCTAATGGTCCAGGGCTTCATTATCGAGTGATGTGGAGGCAGAAGGCAGTGGACAGTGAATGGACCACAGTGACTGTGGCCAACAACTCCAAGTTTGTTGTGTCTGGAACGCCCACATTTGTTCCATATGAGATAAAAGTTCAGGCTGTGAACGACCATGGGGCTGGACCTGACCCTGCTATTGCCATCGGCTACTCAGGAGAGGACT TTCCAGTAGCAGCTCCAGAAAATGTCCAGGCTGTAGTGCTGAACAGCACTTTGGCAGAGGTGCACTGGGATCCTGTGCCTCATAGATTAGTCCGGGGACATCTCAAAGGATATAAG GTGACCTACTGGAGAAAGAACAACATCCACAAACACAACCCCTATCATACAGAGAAGCTGTTCCTGGTCTTCAGTGGAAACCACAGCCACGGCATGCTACCTGGTCTGCACCCCTTCACTCTCTACTCCGTCAATGTCAGAGTTTTTAATGGTAAAGGAGATGGTCCTGTGAGCTCCGACCAGCACTTTGAGACACCTGAGGGAG TGCCAGGGGCTCCTACTTCCTTGGTGGTTACCAACTCAAACCAGGATTCTTTAACTCTTGAATGGAGTCCTCCTCATGATCACAATGGACGTATCACTGGCTACACCCTCAAATATCAGCCAG TCAATAACTCCAATGAGCTGGGCCCAGTGGAGGAGCTGGCCCTGCTCGCCAATGAGACCTCAGTCACTTTGCCCAACCTCAAGTACAGCACACGCTACAAGTTTTATTTGAATGCGAAAACAGTCAGGGGAGCAGGCCCAGCCATTTCTCAGGAAACTGTCACCATCATGGATGAAG CACGGCCTGCGAGTCCTTTCGGGAACCTTAGCTCCTCGGTTGGAGAGCACGGGGCCCTGATCAGTTGGGAGTACTGGGGCTCAGGGAAAACCATTTATGTAGAATACATAGTAAAAAACA GTGAAGGTGAAGAGGAGTGGCAGAAAGAGCCTGTGAACGGCTCTCAGAACGTTACGCTGAAGGGCTTAAAGGGGGGCCTCTCCTATAGGGTGCGTTTGGTGGCCAAAGGTCACCACGACCAGCCGCTCCACCACTCTGAGGAGCTGTTGGTCACGGTACCAG CTGTGGCGAGCAGACAGGTGGACATTGCCACTCAGGGATGGTTCATAGGCCTCATGTGTGCCATCGCTCTGCTCATCCTGATCCTCCTGATTATCTGTTTCATCCAGAGGAATAAGGGAGGGAAATACCCTG TCAAAGAGAAGGAGGACGCACACACAGACCCAGAGTTCCAGCCCATGAAAGAAGACGACTGCACTTTTGTGGAATACAG TGACAATGAAGACCATAAACCATTAAAAGGGAGCCGCACACCGTCTAATGGGACAGTTAAGAGAGAAGACAGTGACGACAGTTTAGTTGACTACGGGGAAGGAGGAGACGGACAGTTCAACGAGGATGGCTCGTTTATCGGCCAGTATAGCGGAAAGAGTGCCAGCAGGGACACTGCTGAGGGCCACGAGAGCTCAGAGGCCCCATCTCCCATTACTGCCATGAACTCCTTGAACTCATTTGTGTAG
- the LOC108888543 gene encoding neuronal cell adhesion molecule isoform X3 gives MMERRRMDAALLVLLMGHLATALEVPLDLPQPPTITHQSPKDYIIDPRENIIIHCEAKGKPHPSFSWTRNGTHFDIDQDSNVIMRPHSGTLVVDISREKAEHYEGVYQCTARNKHGTAVSNNIVVRQSRSPLWSKEKIKPIVVQEGVSLVLPCRPPAGLPPPIIFWMDNNFQRLPQSSRVSQSLNGDLYFSNVLREDSRNDYICYARFPHTQTIQQKQPITVKVLNLDAINDTMAAFYNDTDLFSEDPMDERRPTFLIPSGSSSSKMVLRGQVLEMECIAGGLPTPEISWTKVSGDLPAKRTSFLHYQKTLRIVNVSESDAGDYRCTARNRLGSVHHTIRVAVKAAPYWISGPSRNLVLAPGENGVLTCRASGTPKPSITWAMNGIPIENSPNDVSRKVEDDTIIFTDVQIGSSAVYQCNVSNDYGYLLSNAFVNVLSEPPRVLTPANKVYQVIKNHPALIDCASFGSPIPKITWFKDSRSSTLDGEPYIKHDNGTLEIHIAQAEHSGKYTCVARNILGIYENHIYLEVKEPTRILKQPEYKVVQRGKSVVFECKVKHDPSLIPTMTWLKDDGELPDDERLIVDSDSLTINDVTENDAGVYTCIMNTTLDHDSASAELTVVEATPTPAVAYEKPDPPTDLELTDKKKRSVQLTWTPGDEHNSPIKKFLIQYEDSLHNRGHWHNLTEVPGTKTTAHLKLSPYVHYTFRVLALNAMGFSRPSFPSKVYKTEAAAPDENPTGVQGFGTEHDNLVISWKPLSGLQSNGPGLHYRVMWRQKAVDSEWTTVTVANNSKFVVSGTPTFVPYEIKVQAVNDHGAGPDPAIAIGYSGEDFPVAAPENVQAVVLNSTLAEVHWDPVPHRLVRGHLKGYKVTYWRKNNIHKHNPYHTEKLFLVFSGNHSHGMLPGLHPFTLYSVNVRVFNGKGDGPVSSDQHFETPEGVPGAPTSLVVTNSNQDSLTLEWSPPHDHNGRITGYTLKYQPVNNSNELGPVEELALLANETSVTLPNLKYSTRYKFYLNAKTVRGAGPAISQETVTIMDEGNQTSHPIARPPPQHPTQKARPASPFGNLSSSVGEHGALISWEYWGSGKTIYVEYIVKNSEGEEEWQKEPVNGSQNVTLKGLKGGLSYRVRLVAKGHHDQPLHHSEELLVTVPAVASRQVDIATQGWFIGLMCAIALLILILLIICFIQRNKGGKYPVKEKEDAHTDPEFQPMKEDDCTFVEYSDNEDHKPLKGSRTPSNGTVKREDSDDSLVDYGEGGDGQFNEDGSFIGQYSGKSASRDTAEGHESSEAPSPITAMNSLNSFV, from the exons atgatggagaggaggaggatggatgCAGCACTCCTGGTGCTGTTAATGGGACACCTCGCCACGGCGCTGGAGGTCCCACTAGACC TGCCGCAGCCACCGACCATAACTCACCAATCCCCCAAGGATTACATCATCGACCCACGTGAGAACATTATAATCCACTGTGAGGCGAAGGGGAAGCCTCATCCCAG TTTTTCCTGGACGAGAAATGGGACCCACTTTGACATTGACCAGGACTCCAATGTAATCATGAGGCCCCACTCAGGGACCCTGGTGGTGGACATCAGCAGGGAGAAGGCTGAGCATTATGAGGGGGTGTACCAGTGCACGGCAAGAAACAAACATGGAACAGCTGTTTCCAACAACATAGTCGTACGACAGTCCA GGTCCCCCCTGTGGTCAAAGGAGAAAATCAAGCCAATCGTTGTTCAGGAGGGTGTGTCCTTGGTGCTTCCGTGTCGTCCCCCTGCCGGTCTGCCCCCTCCCATTATATTCTGGATGGACAATA ACTTTCAGAGGCTGCCTCAGAGCAGCAGGGTGTCCCAGTCCCTGAACGGAGACCTTTACTTCTCTAATGTGCTCCGAGAGGATTCCAGGAATGACTACATCTGCTACGCCcgcttcccacacacacaaaccatccAGCAGAAACAACCCATCACTGTCAAGGTCCTCAACC TGGATGCAATCAATGACACAATGGCAGCTTTTTACAATGACACTGATTTATTTAGTG AAGACCCAATGGATGAGAGGAGGCCAACTTTCCTCATCCCATCTGGCTCCTCCAGCTCCAAGATGGTGTTGAGAGGACAGGTGCTGGAGATGGAGTGTATTGCAGGGGGACT GCCCACTCCCGAAATCTCCTGGACCAAAGTCAGCGGAGATCTCCCAGCCAAGCGCACGTCCTTCCTGCACTACCAGAAGACGCTTCGTATTGTGAATGTGTCGGAGTCAGACGCAGGAGATTACCGCTGCACAGCCCGGAACCGGCTTGGCTCGGTGCATCACACCATCCGTGTCGCAGTCAAAG CTGCTCCGTATTGGATCAGTGGTCCTTCCAGGAACCTTGTCTTAGCTCCAGGAGAGAATGGTGTGCTGACCTGCAGGGCCAGTGGCACTCCAAAGCCCTCCATCACCTGGGCTATGAATGGCATCCCAATAGAGA ATTCACCTAATGATGTTAGTAGAAAAGTGGAGGACGACACCATCATCTTCACTGATGTACAGATTGGATCCAGCGCCGTCTATCAGTGTAATGTCTCCAATGACTATGGGTACCTCCTGTCCAACGCCTTTGTCAACGTCCTCT CCGAGCCGCCCAGAGTGCTGACACCGGCCAACAAAGTCTACCAGGTCATCAAAAATCACCCGGCCCTGATAGACTGCGCTTCCTTCGGGTCACCCATCCCTAAAATTACATG GTTCAAAGACAGTCGGTCCAGCACCCTGGATGGAGAACCTTACATCAAGCATGACAACGGGACTTTAGAGATTCACATAGCACAGGCTGAACACAGCGGCAAATACACCTGCGTGGCCAGAAACATCCTTGGTATCTATGAGAATCACATCTACCTGGAGGTCAAAG AGCCCACCCGAATACTGAAGCAGCCAGAGTACAAAGTGGTCCAGAGGGGTAAGTCTGTGGTGTTTGAGTGTAAGGTGAAACATGACCCCTCGCTTATCCCCACCATGACCTGGCTCAAAGACGATGGAGAGCTCCCTGATGATGAGAG ATTAATTGTGGACTCTGACAGCCTTACCATCAATGATGTGACAGAGAATGATGCGGGCGTATACACCTGCATCATGAACACCACTTTGGACCATGATTCAGCCAGCGCTGAGCTCACTGTTGTCG AGGCCACACCAACACCAGCTGTTGCCTACG AGAAACCTGACCCCCCAACTGACCTAGAGCTGACGGACAAGAAAAAGAGGAGTGTTCAGCTCACTTGGACCCCTGGGGATGAACATAACAGTCCTATTAAGA aatTTCTGATCCAGTATGAAGACTCGCTGCACAACCGAGGTCACTGGCATAATCTCACAGAGGTTCCTGGAACCAAGACGACAGCTCACCTCAAACTATCCCCCTATGTCCACTACACCTTCAGAGTTTTGGCCCTCAATGCCATGGGTTTCAGCCGTCCCAGCTTCCCCTCTAAAGTGTACAAGACAGAAGCTGCAG CTCCAGACGAGAACCCAACAGGTGTACAGGGATTTGGAACAGAACATGACAATCTTGTAATCTCATGGAAG CCATTGTCAGGCCTCCAATCTAATGGTCCAGGGCTTCATTATCGAGTGATGTGGAGGCAGAAGGCAGTGGACAGTGAATGGACCACAGTGACTGTGGCCAACAACTCCAAGTTTGTTGTGTCTGGAACGCCCACATTTGTTCCATATGAGATAAAAGTTCAGGCTGTGAACGACCATGGGGCTGGACCTGACCCTGCTATTGCCATCGGCTACTCAGGAGAGGACT TTCCAGTAGCAGCTCCAGAAAATGTCCAGGCTGTAGTGCTGAACAGCACTTTGGCAGAGGTGCACTGGGATCCTGTGCCTCATAGATTAGTCCGGGGACATCTCAAAGGATATAAG GTGACCTACTGGAGAAAGAACAACATCCACAAACACAACCCCTATCATACAGAGAAGCTGTTCCTGGTCTTCAGTGGAAACCACAGCCACGGCATGCTACCTGGTCTGCACCCCTTCACTCTCTACTCCGTCAATGTCAGAGTTTTTAATGGTAAAGGAGATGGTCCTGTGAGCTCCGACCAGCACTTTGAGACACCTGAGGGAG TGCCAGGGGCTCCTACTTCCTTGGTGGTTACCAACTCAAACCAGGATTCTTTAACTCTTGAATGGAGTCCTCCTCATGATCACAATGGACGTATCACTGGCTACACCCTCAAATATCAGCCAG TCAATAACTCCAATGAGCTGGGCCCAGTGGAGGAGCTGGCCCTGCTCGCCAATGAGACCTCAGTCACTTTGCCCAACCTCAAGTACAGCACACGCTACAAGTTTTATTTGAATGCGAAAACAGTCAGGGGAGCAGGCCCAGCCATTTCTCAGGAAACTGTCACCATCATGGATGAAG GAAACCAAACCTCTCATCCCATTGCACGGCCTCCTCCACAACATCCAACCCAAAAGG CACGGCCTGCGAGTCCTTTCGGGAACCTTAGCTCCTCGGTTGGAGAGCACGGGGCCCTGATCAGTTGGGAGTACTGGGGCTCAGGGAAAACCATTTATGTAGAATACATAGTAAAAAACA GTGAAGGTGAAGAGGAGTGGCAGAAAGAGCCTGTGAACGGCTCTCAGAACGTTACGCTGAAGGGCTTAAAGGGGGGCCTCTCCTATAGGGTGCGTTTGGTGGCCAAAGGTCACCACGACCAGCCGCTCCACCACTCTGAGGAGCTGTTGGTCACGGTACCAG CTGTGGCGAGCAGACAGGTGGACATTGCCACTCAGGGATGGTTCATAGGCCTCATGTGTGCCATCGCTCTGCTCATCCTGATCCTCCTGATTATCTGTTTCATCCAGAGGAATAAGGGAGGGAAATACCCTG TCAAAGAGAAGGAGGACGCACACACAGACCCAGAGTTCCAGCCCATGAAAGAAGACGACTGCACTTTTGTGGAATACAG TGACAATGAAGACCATAAACCATTAAAAGGGAGCCGCACACCGTCTAATGGGACAGTTAAGAGAGAAGACAGTGACGACAGTTTAGTTGACTACGGGGAAGGAGGAGACGGACAGTTCAACGAGGATGGCTCGTTTATCGGCCAGTATAGCGGAAAGAGTGCCAGCAGGGACACTGCTGAGGGCCACGAGAGCTCAGAGGCCCCATCTCCCATTACTGCCATGAACTCCTTGAACTCATTTGTGTAG